CGTCCTTGTGAGGAGCCCCCGACCTCAGTGATGATTCAGCACCGTGAAGCCTttctggaaaaacaaaagatcTTTAGACGAAGAGTTTGGGCATCGTGAAGTTTTCAAGGTTCATGTTGTAATAGaacattaaattaaaacctAACAAATCCACAAATTGTTAATGGAGAAGAAGCCATAATCCTTGGACCTGACCGTTGACCTTGACGTGACGCCGCACGCGCACCGTCTCCAAGGATGGCACAGATTTACGCACGAACCCACACAAGCGGCCCAGGGTCCTGACCCGTGTGCGTCTCCATTAAAACCACAAACCTCACGTTTAAAAACGAACCGGACCAGTGAACGTGTGAGTGGATACTTTCAGTCACAGAGATGAGGCCTGTTCCTCGTGATTCTGGTCACAACGTGTGTGCGTAAAAACCCTTCTGGAGCAGATTCTGTGAGGATGAACTCCCACTGGACAGCGGTGGAACCCGGTGTTTGCACCCTATTCCCACaagtcagaataaaaaaaacagtatgtGAACGCGGGATACGTCACGCACGCCCCTCCTACCcccctctctgactctctctctctctctctctctctctctctctcttcctttcagCCCAAACGGACTTTCCATTTCATGCACACCCCTCCCCCTGACACCAGAGGAGGCACCGGCGCTCCCTCGCCCCGGTCCAAACTCCACTTACAAAGCCCGACATCGCATCTGTCAGAGAGGAGACCTGCGTGGACTAACCCGGGACTAATACCCATGTTTTCGTGCGATTTACGGCGATGAGGCATTCCAGAGGCTTACCGCACCTCCAATTACCAGCGCGGGGGCTATTACGCTCAATTATTTGTTAGGAAAAGAGCAGAGAAGGGGAAGGGGTGTGCATGTTACTCGGCGGGCTTCATTTCCTCCATGCtgcagagcaggagctggatgACATGATGCTGCAGAGCCCGCTCACCTCCACGCCGTTCTCTGTCAAGGATAtcctgaagctggagcagcagcagcagcagagcggcTCCCTGGAGCTCCAGCACCGGGCCCACATCCAGCAGCACTTGGCCGGGTCTCCACCCCAGCAGCAGCATTTCCACACCCCGCCGTCCTGCATGCTCGCTGGGACCCGGGACAGCCCTTCCTTCTCGGACGGAGAGGACAACCTGGCCTACCTCAGCGCGCTGGCGGTGCGGGAGGACCGGCTGTCCCCGGACATGTACGTCCATCCCGGCCTGCAGGGAGCGAAGCTGGAGGCcgcggagctggaggagcaggagaacagTGAGTAGACGCACAAGCTGTTACTGTAAAGACAAAGGGCCACAGAGAACATGTGGAACCATGAAAACACGTCATGCTAAACACTGGGTTGTTGGAGATAAAATACAAACGCTGCACAACAACACGATTTGCATTCATAGCCACAAAAAACACTTCACCTGTGACCTCCATCAAACCCGGCGGCTGTGAGGCGGTGTCGCCTCTTTCACGCAAAACATAAAGGCCTGTTGTAATTCTGGAATTTGAATTTTCTAAATCTGACCATTTGAAATGTCTCGGTTCCCATTTAACGGTTGATTCCAAAGCGTGTGAGAAAACTCACAAAAGTAAATATATGTTCTGTGTCAGTCTAAATATTCCTGCAGCTCTTTTAAAGCTTATTAgtcaaacaatttaaaaattatttcatGCCTGAAGCGACTTTAAAGATAAACTGCCACCTGGGTCAAAGTTTAACTTGTGCAAATATAATGTGAATTAAATATCTGGAGCGAGACAGTTTTGAATTGAGTTGGTTTTATGGATCATTTCACTCCTCGGCTCTCGCACCGCCATCATCCCAATAAAGAGTTTGATCAAGCGGTGGGAGTCTGCGTCAGGGGCCGGAGACGGATCCAGTGAAGTCTGGAGATGTCAAACACTTGTAGTGTCTCAGCTGCGCGCGGGATCCACGGAGTCTTGTTATGATGTGTGGACCATAAACCGACAATTAGTTTAAAGAGGCTTGTAAAAGAAGTGAAGTAGCGCTAATAAACACCGCggcctggcacacacacacaattagtcATTATCTCTAATATTTGCCCCAAACTATAACtagtaaatgaaaaatatatgtgagtataatttaattttatattaaattatggACCGGCCTCATGtggtgttttatattttaccgtcacatgaattcatatttCTTTCTGCTGTTTTGTTTGTGCACGAGGTTAAAAAGGTCAGACTGGGTCTGAACCATCTCAGGGGAATCTCCCATGTGACAGGTTTTTATTGAGTTGTCAGGAACTGAGTGGAGTTAATACCTGTGGCTCCTGTTCAGAACCTGAAGTGCTCTGCGTGTGGACTGGAAGAATCAGCATCACAATCTGTTTTTAACGCATTGAGACAACATGGTTTAATATGTGAGGTTCTAACCTAATGTGCCTCTCCCCACCTGACAGAGAGCTGCGGGCTGGCGTCCCGGGAGGAGGCAGCGGAGGGCGGGCAAGGCGACTCCGAGAGGCCGGTGCAGAAGCAGCGGAGCCGGCGGAGGCCCCGGGTGCTCTTCTCCCAGGCGCAGGTCTTCGAGCTGGAGCGGCGCTTCAAGCAGCAGCGCTACCTGTCCGCGCCGGAGCGGGAGCACCTGGCCTCCACCCTCAAGCTCACCTCGAACCAGGTGAAGATCTGGTTCCAGAACCGCCGCTACAAGTGCAAACGACAGCGGCAGGACAAGTCCCTGGAGGCGGCGGGGCAGCACCACCCTCCTCCGCCCCGGCGCGTCGCCGTGCCGGTGCTGGTCCGGGACGGGAAGCCGTGTCTGGGCGGCGCGCAGAGCTTCGGCACCGCGGCTCCGTACGGATCCAACCCGTACAGCTACAACGGATACCCGGCGTACACGTACAACAGCCCCGCGTATAAcaccaactacagctgcacGTACACGAGCATCCCCGCCCTCCCCCCGTCCGGCACCCCCAACGCCTTCATGAACATGAACTTGGGAAACGTGAGCGGCCTCGGCGGCTCCTCGCAGCCCCAGACACACCAAGGGACAGCGGTCACATCCTGCCAGGGCTCCCTGCAGGGGATCCGGGCCTGGTAGTCTCACAACAACAGAACTAGATCGTTCCTTtttaaacccacaaccttttAGAAGCGCGTGTTCACTCGGTCACTCCAGAAAACAGTGTTGCGTATATAATGGACGTGTGTTTGGATCCTCCGGCTCCTCCAGGCGCGTGAGAGCCGAGGTGAGTGCGCGTGAAGACGGGACGTGACACGGTGAAAGGCCTCATGTTGTGATGCAAGTAGGTTTGGCACTGAACACACTGACGCACGACACGGTGGCGCACTTCTCCTCCAGAGAAAGAGGATCtgttttataataatgtttttatttcaatgtgCTTTATTCTTAGGCTTTGAATTGAAGTGCTTTGAATTGTGTTTGTTCAACAGAGAATTGTTTTAGTCTATTTCACATCTATTCAAATAAATCCAAGAAACGAGACCCGGTGCGTTTTGATTCTGTGCAGAACAAAAAAGAGACTTTGCTGTCAGAGGAgtgatctatatatatattatgaaagtaaatacataaatataaatgtctcCATTTGGATACACGGTGGCAATCTTCACGTGAACATATTAAgaggggagctgctgctggaggaggccaGGCCACAGGAACTCTTTGTCCCGGTGCCAGGCGACGTGAAAGGAGGAAGTAATTCTCCATCTGAGGTCCTTTTAAGGACGCGATTAAGCATCTAAAATACCCCCGAAGAGCGAGCTGCTGCCGGGTCTGGGCAGCGGGAATAATGGCTCTTATTGGATTGTCGGACAAAAGGTGCGTGGTAGGCAGAGCCGGGCACTCAGCAAAGACAAAGGCGCACAGGGACCATGAGATTGACGTCCTAATATTCCCATTTTAAGGGGCAGGCAGCGGGTTACTGTGCGCGGAGAAGGGggacacggaggaggagaaaacctgCTCACTTTTGTTCCCCTTcaggaggttttttttgtttcgcGGAGAAAGGCTCTCCGAGATCCCCAGCCGAGAGGCTTCAGGGGCAGCCGGGCTGGATGTGATGGCAGCGGGGAGGCGTCTGTGTGAAAGAAGGGGGTATTATTGCTACAAGTTTCACCATTTATCCCAACGAGGGAAATGGACGGGAGGactgtgtggggaggggggggagcgaGGTGCGCGTCCTGTGGCCTATTATTTCAGGGTTAGGGTGTTGTTTCAGCCCCGGAGCCCAGTGATTCTCACAGGTACCAGTCTAATCCCGGACAGGAAAACCAGTGCGTGTAGTCCAGTAATTATTTAGGAGGTAATTTAAAAACGTAACAGAAAGGAATTCTCATCCTTCACAGTTTCTGAGCTTCTTCTGACACCTTCTTTGTTTTCATGATGCAAAAGCAAAGGGAAGGTAGTTTGGTCAacgtttatttaaatgtaaaaaaaaaaaatacacaacttgCAACCTCTCAAAAAAATGTGGcgaggttttattttattttatattattacatttcCTGTCTCCCCCCTTATTTTTCACACTTCAGACTAATCATTCATTTTTTGAGATCCAGATCCACGAGTGGCTGTTATTCTCTGTTTTCTGACATTTGAATTATTAATTAGAAAAGAATAATTGACCTGTATTTTGTTAATAGAGTAACTGCGGGAGATTGTTAGGGGAAGAAATCCTCTTGATTTAAGGTCGCGCAGCCTAATTGGCGCAGCTAATGAGCCATTACGCACAAACGAGGGCTCGAAAACGACATTCAGGGGCCAAATCGGAGCCGTTGTACAGACTCGATACCTGTCAAATCAACCCATTTGTCCGAGTAATTCCCAAGAACGTAAATGATCGAGGACGTTGTGTGaaaatgaggaggaggtggaggggcttCATCAAttgctgtttttctctgcgCCTTAATTGTTCCTGGGGCCTGAGAACACTTGTTTCCCCTCCCGAAGCCATTCTTGTGTaattacacccacacacactcgttTCTAAGACCGAGAGCAAACAGCAGGAGCTGCGTTCACCAG
This is a stretch of genomic DNA from Pleuronectes platessa chromosome 3, fPlePla1.1, whole genome shotgun sequence. It encodes these proteins:
- the LOC128436948 gene encoding homeobox protein Nkx-2.5 — encoded protein: MLLGGLHFLHAAEQELDDMMLQSPLTSTPFSVKDILKLEQQQQQSGSLELQHRAHIQQHLAGSPPQQQHFHTPPSCMLAGTRDSPSFSDGEDNLAYLSALAVREDRLSPDMYVHPGLQGAKLEAAELEEQENKSCGLASREEAAEGGQGDSERPVQKQRSRRRPRVLFSQAQVFELERRFKQQRYLSAPEREHLASTLKLTSNQVKIWFQNRRYKCKRQRQDKSLEAAGQHHPPPPRRVAVPVLVRDGKPCLGGAQSFGTAAPYGSNPYSYNGYPAYTYNSPAYNTNYSCTYTSIPALPPSGTPNAFMNMNLGNVSGLGGSSQPQTHQGTAVTSCQGSLQGIRAW